The Leptospira sp. WS39.C2 genome contains a region encoding:
- a CDS encoding ABC transporter permease, with protein sequence MEKISILWALVRRDYALQYAGSFLGISWMFLQNLVLISLYALVFLVLNLKNPSTQENFTAYLLTGLLYWIPIQELLVRGTGILTDNRSLLKRSSLGIDLFLWIPYVQFLIHSFVTSIPVFVYLGYAGTLNLTGVFFGYIVLVLSGLYLMLLLHYLSRLNILLKDISPLIRLVSQLLFWGIPVLYYPTGYLKQWNEWNPFTIPLDMFRTTVVSGYESQFDWFHITPFLFFFFLVYLLAKRKFQSVILDHL encoded by the coding sequence ATGGAGAAAATTTCCATACTTTGGGCTCTCGTTCGGCGTGACTATGCTTTGCAATATGCAGGTTCCTTTCTCGGAATTTCCTGGATGTTTTTGCAAAACCTGGTTCTCATTAGTTTGTACGCCCTTGTCTTTTTAGTCCTAAATCTTAAAAATCCATCCACCCAAGAAAACTTCACTGCTTATTTACTCACTGGTTTATTGTATTGGATTCCCATCCAAGAACTTTTGGTGCGTGGTACTGGAATCCTTACCGATAACCGTTCCCTTTTGAAACGATCAAGTCTTGGCATCGATTTGTTTTTATGGATTCCATACGTACAGTTTTTGATCCATAGTTTTGTCACTTCGATCCCAGTGTTTGTTTATTTAGGTTACGCTGGAACTTTGAATCTAACGGGTGTTTTCTTTGGATACATTGTCCTTGTTTTATCTGGACTTTATTTAATGTTACTTTTACATTATCTTTCCAGACTTAATATTCTTTTAAAAGATATTTCGCCGTTAATTCGTTTGGTGAGCCAATTGTTATTCTGGGGGATTCCTGTTTTATATTACCCAACGGGTTATTTAAAACAATGGAATGAATGGAATCCGTTTACGATTCCTTTGGATATGTTTCGCACAACTGTCGTTAGTGGATATGAATCACAGTTTGATTGGTTTCATATCACACCTTTTTTATTTTTCTTTTTCCTTGTGTATTTACTTGCCAAAAGGAAATTCCAATCGGTGATATTGGATCATCTTTAA
- a CDS encoding DUF192 domain-containing protein: MITRSFFLLILFWGVYCKQAESFPSQTNTPEIIFGSVADRVLKLEIANTPSTRATGLMYRTKLGEDEGMLFVFPKPDYLNFWMKNTLIPLSIGYFSEDMRLLESFDMKPNQTDEVYNARKPAMYALEVNQGWFAKHKIGKDAVLTLERKVSAKD, encoded by the coding sequence ATGATAACACGGTCATTTTTCTTACTCATTTTATTTTGGGGAGTGTATTGTAAACAAGCGGAATCCTTTCCGTCTCAAACAAACACTCCTGAAATTATCTTTGGGAGTGTGGCTGACCGTGTTTTAAAACTGGAGATCGCGAATACCCCCTCCACCCGTGCCACAGGACTTATGTACCGCACAAAACTTGGGGAAGATGAGGGCATGCTCTTTGTATTCCCAAAACCTGATTATTTAAATTTTTGGATGAAAAACACTCTCATCCCTTTGTCGATTGGTTATTTTTCAGAAGATATGCGACTTTTAGAATCATTCGATATGAAACCGAACCAAACTGATGAGGTGTACAACGCAAGAAAACCAGCGATGTATGCTTTGGAGGTGAACCAAGGTTGGTTTGCCAAACATAAAATCGGAAAAGATGCGGTCCTCACCTTAGAACGGAAAGTTTCCGCAAAAGACTAA
- a CDS encoding glycogen/starch/alpha-glucan phosphorylase → MVVNNSRLINLLSEEQKADLASMEKQFAHHLEYTIGKNRYNLKNEDIYKALGHTIRDFLIDRLNFTQERYREQNPKKVYYFSLEFLMGRTLMNALINLGLYETIQEMLRGIGFELTDVLEFETDAGLGNGGLGRLAACFLDSMATLNVPGFGYGIRYDYGIFNQIIANGSQLEMPDHWDADGVPYEVVRSDISFSVGFFGHTETRVSGKGKIQHDWVPDETVLASAHDYPIPGFNTSTVNYLRLWAAKSSEEFNLDYFNHGDYMKAVQDKSISENISKVLYPNDTTEQGKVLRLKQQYFMVCASLQDILIQFREFKYNLKELPDFIAIQLNDTHPSIGIAELMRVFLDNEEMDWDQAWEIVTKVFSYTNHTVLPEALESWRVELFEKLLPRHLEIIYEINHRFLTEVRNKCILTEAEIQQVSIIEEGNEKRVRMANLAVIGSFRVNGVAALHSDLIQKTIFHAFTKVFPEKFNNKTNGITPRRWLLQSNPSLANLISKKIGNEFTTNLYKLKDLEQYVEDPDFQNDWKKVKFTAKNELARLIKSETGITIDPNSMIDVQIKRFHEYKRQLLNILRVIALYRRIKENPNAEITPRTVVFGGKAAPGYYMAKLIIKLINNVAWVVNRDKDVAERLKVVFIPNYRVSLAEKIIPGSNLSEQISTAGTEASGTSNMKFMLNGALTIGTLDGANVEILEEVGEENIYIFGLHTEEVFRMKEAGYRPTDHIHKNEDLHRILLMIRENFFSMGEPGVFGPIYDSLFYTDNYLLMADFTSYDETQNRVARDFLDETNWTKKSILNVARSGKFSSDRTIREYAKEIWKVPLLDTIPPQTIYKLPQN, encoded by the coding sequence ATGGTAGTCAACAACTCTCGATTGATCAATTTATTATCCGAAGAACAAAAAGCCGATTTGGCTTCGATGGAAAAACAATTTGCTCATCACTTAGAGTATACCATTGGAAAAAATCGTTATAATTTAAAAAACGAAGACATTTACAAAGCCCTTGGTCATACGATACGAGATTTCCTAATTGATCGTCTGAATTTTACACAAGAACGGTATCGAGAACAAAACCCCAAAAAAGTTTATTATTTCTCCTTAGAATTTCTAATGGGTCGAACTCTTATGAATGCTCTCATCAATCTTGGTTTGTACGAAACCATCCAAGAAATGTTACGTGGGATTGGATTTGAGTTAACAGATGTTTTAGAATTTGAAACAGATGCAGGTTTAGGAAATGGGGGACTTGGTAGGCTTGCAGCCTGTTTTTTGGATTCGATGGCGACTCTAAATGTCCCAGGATTTGGGTATGGGATTCGGTATGATTATGGAATCTTCAACCAAATCATAGCCAATGGTAGCCAATTGGAAATGCCAGACCATTGGGACGCGGATGGGGTTCCTTACGAAGTGGTAAGGTCAGATATTTCTTTTTCAGTTGGATTCTTTGGTCACACAGAAACTCGCGTGTCAGGTAAAGGTAAAATCCAACACGATTGGGTGCCAGATGAAACGGTCCTAGCTTCAGCCCATGACTATCCCATCCCTGGATTTAACACAAGTACGGTGAACTACCTTAGGCTTTGGGCAGCAAAGTCTTCAGAAGAATTCAATTTAGATTATTTTAACCATGGCGATTATATGAAAGCCGTACAGGACAAATCCATTTCTGAAAATATTTCAAAAGTATTATACCCTAATGATACCACCGAACAAGGAAAGGTGTTACGTCTCAAACAACAATACTTTATGGTTTGTGCTTCCTTACAAGACATCCTAATCCAATTTCGAGAATTCAAATACAACTTAAAGGAACTACCGGATTTTATCGCTATCCAGTTGAATGATACTCACCCAAGTATAGGAATTGCCGAACTCATGCGAGTTTTTTTAGACAATGAAGAAATGGATTGGGACCAAGCCTGGGAAATTGTCACTAAGGTATTTTCATACACCAACCATACTGTTTTACCAGAAGCCTTGGAATCTTGGCGGGTAGAGTTATTTGAAAAACTATTACCAAGGCATTTGGAAATCATTTACGAAATCAACCATCGATTTTTAACTGAAGTTCGTAACAAATGTATTCTCACTGAAGCTGAAATCCAACAAGTGAGTATCATCGAAGAAGGAAACGAAAAACGAGTGAGGATGGCAAACTTAGCTGTCATTGGATCCTTCCGTGTGAATGGAGTTGCCGCTTTACATTCCGACTTAATCCAAAAAACAATCTTTCACGCATTTACCAAAGTTTTCCCTGAAAAGTTTAATAACAAAACCAATGGAATCACACCAAGACGATGGTTATTACAATCGAACCCAAGCCTTGCTAATTTGATTTCTAAAAAAATAGGGAATGAATTCACAACCAACTTATACAAGTTAAAGGATCTTGAGCAGTATGTAGAAGATCCAGATTTTCAGAACGATTGGAAAAAAGTTAAGTTTACTGCTAAAAATGAACTCGCAAGGCTCATCAAAAGTGAAACTGGGATTACAATTGATCCAAATTCAATGATTGATGTGCAAATCAAACGTTTTCACGAATACAAACGCCAACTGCTAAATATCCTACGAGTGATTGCTTTGTATCGTAGGATTAAAGAAAATCCAAATGCAGAGATCACTCCCCGTACTGTTGTTTTTGGTGGAAAGGCAGCACCTGGGTATTATATGGCAAAACTCATCATAAAACTCATCAATAATGTTGCTTGGGTTGTGAACCGCGATAAGGATGTGGCCGAACGTTTGAAAGTGGTTTTTATTCCAAACTACCGAGTTAGCCTTGCTGAAAAAATCATACCTGGCAGTAATTTGTCGGAACAAATTTCCACTGCAGGTACAGAGGCCTCCGGTACTAGTAACATGAAATTTATGTTAAACGGAGCTTTGACCATTGGAACTTTGGATGGTGCCAATGTGGAGATATTGGAAGAAGTTGGGGAAGAAAACATTTATATTTTTGGTCTCCATACCGAAGAAGTGTTTCGGATGAAAGAAGCAGGATACAGACCAACAGACCATATCCACAAAAACGAAGACCTTCATCGTATCCTTTTAATGATTCGTGAGAATTTTTTCTCCATGGGGGAACCTGGTGTTTTTGGCCCTATTTACGATAGTTTGTTTTACACAGACAATTACCTACTTATGGCTGATTTTACCTCTTACGACGAGACCCAAAATCGAGTGGCACGTGATTTCCTTGATGAAACCAACTGGACCAAAAAATCCATCCTAAATGTAGCTCGTTCGGGTAAATTTTCCTCTGACCGCACCATCCGGGAGTATGCCAAGGAGATTTGGAAGGTCCCCCTTCTTGACACAATTCCACCCCAAACGATCTACAAATTGCCACAAAACTGA
- a CDS encoding ABC transporter ATP-binding protein gives MVSVFIENLYKDYHGFSKPWKRIVAGLSFGSFGIDSKFTAIQSLDLKVRPGEILGIIGRNGAGKSTLLKLITGVIQKDKGTLQVNGSVRALLELSVGFNPELSGEENVYFNGLVWGYKPSEIKTLSDSIFAFAELADFRYTPLKNYSSGMAMRLGFSLATAKRPDILIVDEALAVGDASFQQKCLKRIKEFSDLGSSILVVSHDLGLVSYFCNRVILLEKGKLLFDGNPKDTIEKYMHVLAGDSNPSETYSSNAIQNLKVYLENQNGVSSNVFFINETVQLKLLFETTLLIENATVGFHIDNEKGIRIFGTNTHHLGDTNRSFKPGKKYNVSFEFPILFTSGKYTLGVSIHKGESHIEGSYFWRESILDFEVEPGKTEKFVGICHIPTQFQTKED, from the coding sequence ATGGTTTCTGTATTCATAGAAAATCTTTATAAGGACTATCATGGGTTTTCCAAACCATGGAAACGGATTGTAGCAGGACTTAGTTTTGGAAGTTTTGGAATCGATTCAAAATTTACAGCCATCCAATCCTTGGATTTAAAAGTCAGACCAGGGGAAATTCTCGGCATCATTGGTCGTAATGGTGCTGGAAAATCTACATTATTAAAACTCATCACAGGTGTGATCCAAAAAGATAAGGGTACTTTGCAGGTGAATGGATCTGTACGTGCCTTACTCGAACTCAGTGTGGGATTTAACCCAGAATTATCAGGTGAAGAAAATGTTTATTTCAATGGACTTGTATGGGGATACAAACCTTCCGAAATCAAAACACTTTCTGACTCAATCTTTGCATTTGCTGAACTTGCAGACTTTCGTTACACTCCTCTAAAAAACTACAGTTCCGGGATGGCAATGAGATTAGGATTTAGTTTGGCAACAGCGAAAAGACCAGATATCTTAATTGTAGATGAGGCATTGGCAGTCGGAGATGCCAGTTTCCAACAAAAATGTTTAAAAAGAATCAAAGAATTTTCTGATTTAGGATCCTCTATTTTGGTTGTGAGCCATGATTTGGGACTTGTTTCATATTTTTGTAACAGAGTTATTTTATTAGAAAAAGGAAAACTACTTTTTGATGGTAATCCAAAAGATACAATCGAAAAATACATGCATGTGTTAGCTGGTGACTCCAATCCGTCTGAAACGTATTCATCCAACGCCATTCAAAACCTAAAAGTTTATTTAGAAAACCAAAATGGGGTTTCATCAAATGTATTTTTTATCAACGAAACCGTACAATTGAAACTCTTATTCGAAACAACATTATTGATTGAGAACGCAACTGTTGGATTTCATATCGATAATGAAAAAGGCATACGTATCTTTGGAACGAATACCCACCACCTCGGAGATACCAATCGTTCTTTTAAACCTGGCAAAAAATATAATGTGAGTTTTGAGTTCCCCATTTTGTTTACATCAGGGAAATACACTCTTGGAGTATCCATCCACAAAGGTGAATCTCATATTGAAGGCAGTTATTTTTGGCGAGAATCCATTTTAGATTTTGAAGTAGAACCTGGGAAAACTGAGAAATTTGTAGGGATTTGTCATATTCCAACTCAATTTCAAACCAAGGAAGACTAG
- a CDS encoding UDP-glucose/GDP-mannose dehydrogenase family protein: MKVCVVGTGYVGLVAGTCFAEYGNDVICIDKDEKKISDLKKGIIPIYEPGLSELVERNHKEGRLKFSTSLKDGVESSEFVFIAVGTPTSDNGSADLRFVFAVAEEVGKTMNGHKIIVDKSTVPVGTADKVKEIVSKNTKHSFDVVSNPEFLKEGAAIEDFMRPERVVIGAESEHAAKKMSELYSPFVLNGNPIITMSIRSAELTKYACNAFLATKISFVNEIANLCDALGANYDDVRRGMGTDSRIGRQFLYAGIGYGGSCFPKDVRALLRTAEEVNVPMHIIQSVEDVNEKQKTRLTDKIFQHFKSSDMKGKTFGVWGLSFKPGTDDMREAPSIPLIYELHKNGAKIQVFDPAAAETSKYYFDGKVEYKKDAYSTLEGADAMLLLTEWREFREPNFAKIKSLLKSPLIFDGRNQYKPTLMKELGFTYYSIGNR; encoded by the coding sequence ATGAAAGTTTGTGTCGTCGGAACCGGATATGTGGGTCTCGTTGCAGGTACCTGTTTTGCTGAATATGGCAATGATGTGATTTGTATTGATAAAGATGAAAAAAAGATCAGTGACCTAAAAAAAGGCATCATTCCAATCTATGAACCTGGTTTATCGGAACTTGTTGAACGAAATCATAAAGAAGGACGACTTAAGTTTTCTACATCCTTAAAAGACGGAGTAGAATCATCCGAATTTGTTTTTATCGCTGTTGGTACTCCTACATCTGACAATGGTTCGGCGGACTTACGATTTGTTTTTGCTGTAGCTGAGGAAGTTGGCAAAACAATGAACGGTCATAAAATCATTGTAGATAAATCTACTGTTCCAGTTGGCACGGCAGATAAAGTAAAAGAAATTGTATCAAAAAATACAAAACATTCTTTTGATGTAGTTTCAAATCCTGAATTTTTAAAAGAAGGTGCAGCAATCGAAGATTTTATGCGCCCAGAACGAGTTGTGATTGGCGCTGAATCAGAACACGCTGCTAAAAAAATGAGTGAGTTGTATTCTCCTTTTGTATTAAACGGAAATCCAATCATTACAATGAGCATTCGTTCAGCAGAGCTCACGAAGTATGCTTGTAATGCTTTCCTTGCCACTAAAATATCATTTGTGAATGAAATCGCAAATTTATGTGATGCGTTAGGTGCAAATTATGATGATGTCCGTAGAGGAATGGGAACAGACTCAAGGATTGGTCGTCAATTTTTGTATGCAGGCATCGGATATGGTGGATCTTGTTTTCCAAAAGATGTAAGAGCACTTCTTAGGACGGCAGAAGAAGTCAATGTACCAATGCACATCATCCAATCCGTGGAAGATGTGAATGAAAAACAAAAAACTAGACTCACTGATAAAATTTTCCAACACTTCAAATCTTCCGATATGAAAGGGAAAACATTTGGTGTTTGGGGTCTTTCCTTTAAACCAGGAACAGATGATATGCGAGAAGCTCCATCCATCCCTTTAATTTATGAACTACATAAAAACGGTGCCAAAATCCAAGTATTTGATCCTGCGGCAGCCGAAACTTCAAAGTATTACTTTGATGGGAAAGTAGAATATAAAAAAGATGCTTATTCAACCTTAGAGGGAGCTGATGCCATGTTATTATTAACAGAATGGCGTGAATTCAGAGAACCTAATTTTGCAAAAATCAAATCTTTGTTAAAGTCTCCTCTCATCTTTGATGGAAGAAACCAATACAAACCTACGCTTATGAAAGAATTGGGATTTACCTATTATTCAATCGGGAATCGATAA
- a CDS encoding enoyl-CoA hydratase-related protein: protein MSFLEIQIKSNFALVTIKRPEALNALNDVVITEIGEMVDTLESNSQVRGFILTGEGKAFVAGADIAKMKEFNVKEGQTFSELGQTVFRKMELSGLISIAAINGFCLGGGMELAMACDIRYASTAAKLGLPEVTLGLLPGFGGSQRLPRLIGVGRATELILSGDMISSEEGYRLGLINKVCDPAELLNESEKTLSTILSRGPNAIKAAKTAIRQGLETNMDRGLEWEKQLFGGRFADKETKEGLSAFLEKRKPNF, encoded by the coding sequence TTGTCTTTTTTAGAGATCCAAATTAAATCCAATTTTGCCCTAGTCACCATCAAAAGACCCGAGGCTCTCAATGCCTTAAACGATGTTGTAATCACTGAAATCGGTGAGATGGTTGATACATTAGAATCCAATTCACAAGTAAGAGGGTTCATTCTAACTGGGGAAGGTAAGGCTTTTGTCGCAGGAGCAGACATAGCCAAAATGAAAGAGTTCAATGTAAAAGAAGGTCAAACATTTTCTGAACTCGGACAAACTGTATTTCGCAAAATGGAATTATCAGGACTCATTTCCATCGCTGCTATCAATGGGTTTTGCCTTGGTGGAGGAATGGAATTGGCTATGGCATGTGACATTCGTTATGCGTCTACTGCCGCTAAATTAGGACTTCCTGAAGTTACGTTAGGTTTACTCCCTGGGTTTGGTGGATCACAAAGACTCCCAAGGCTCATTGGTGTGGGAAGAGCAACAGAACTCATTTTATCTGGTGATATGATTTCATCGGAAGAAGGTTACCGTTTAGGACTAATCAATAAGGTTTGTGATCCAGCTGAACTTTTAAATGAATCTGAAAAAACACTTTCCACCATTTTGTCTAGAGGGCCTAACGCGATAAAGGCGGCAAAAACTGCTATTCGTCAAGGTTTAGAGACAAATATGGACCGTGGATTAGAATGGGAAAAACAATTGTTTGGTGGAAGATTCGCAGACAAAGAAACAAAAGAAGGTCTTTCTGCTTTTCTCGAAAAACGAAAACCTAATTTTTAA
- a CDS encoding HEAT repeat domain-containing protein: protein MIRYGTSQERKQALGELLRFPKEQANELYELVGEQLKTEKDMGMKIVLLKTVGDLNLKENHTTIISLFEDPNEDVNKQAVTSAKKMKLAEATNPLLEKVKKEDFTKNSNSLTLYISALAELPDGKIAAPFLETKFREKFNNADIRGQIALYFGTVLYAEAESALLEVAFDDIQPTTLRCYSMNTLGKLKSEQAKPKFYELLDSLKKTSGKLDAKKAQSLKIYAIGALVTMGDKEVFQELNEFARDDDSMVRLRAIEFMGNLRDPKALELLEYKRDRDPSPKVQKAAKKAIDMINGKDTPAEDEKSTEEKTEEEPK from the coding sequence ATGATTCGTTATGGCACAAGTCAAGAACGAAAACAAGCATTAGGTGAACTTTTGCGTTTTCCGAAAGAACAAGCAAATGAACTTTATGAATTGGTTGGAGAACAATTAAAAACAGAAAAGGACATGGGGATGAAAATTGTCCTACTGAAAACGGTAGGTGATCTGAACTTAAAAGAAAATCATACAACCATCATTTCCCTTTTTGAAGACCCGAATGAAGATGTGAATAAACAAGCTGTAACTTCTGCAAAAAAAATGAAACTTGCTGAGGCTACAAATCCTCTTTTAGAGAAAGTTAAGAAGGAAGACTTCACTAAAAATTCAAACTCACTGACTTTGTATATTAGTGCCCTTGCTGAATTACCTGATGGAAAAATAGCAGCTCCCTTTTTAGAAACTAAATTTCGAGAGAAGTTTAATAATGCTGACATACGTGGACAAATTGCACTCTATTTTGGAACCGTTTTATACGCAGAAGCGGAGTCGGCTCTATTAGAAGTGGCTTTTGATGACATCCAACCAACAACACTTCGATGTTATTCGATGAATACCTTAGGAAAACTAAAATCAGAACAAGCAAAACCTAAGTTTTATGAATTATTAGATTCACTTAAAAAAACTTCCGGTAAATTAGATGCGAAAAAAGCACAGTCTCTAAAAATTTATGCCATTGGTGCTCTTGTGACCATGGGAGACAAAGAAGTTTTCCAAGAATTAAATGAGTTTGCTCGTGACGATGATAGTATGGTTAGGTTACGTGCTATTGAATTTATGGGGAATTTGCGAGATCCCAAAGCCTTGGAATTATTGGAATACAAACGAGACCGCGATCCAAGTCCCAAAGTACAAAAGGCAGCTAAAAAAGCCATTGATATGATCAATGGGAAAGATACTCCCGCAGAAGATGAAAAATCCACGGAAGAAAAAACGGAAGAAGAACCAAAATGA
- a CDS encoding response regulator, whose product MSKGYIICVDDEVSVLETLAEQLLARFGESHIIETASSAEEALSLIDEIIGSNDIVELIVSDQVMPGMKGDRFLEQVHQRLPDAIKILLTGQAGLDSAIYAINNGGLSRYVEKPWNIEELSKDIKDLLDKFRQNLENQHLIQALNRRILELEANQPK is encoded by the coding sequence ATGAGTAAAGGTTATATTATATGTGTCGATGATGAAGTATCAGTGTTGGAAACGCTTGCGGAACAACTACTGGCTCGGTTTGGCGAATCCCATATCATCGAAACAGCGAGTAGCGCAGAAGAGGCACTTTCACTCATAGATGAAATCATTGGTAGCAACGATATTGTAGAACTCATCGTTTCCGACCAGGTGATGCCAGGAATGAAAGGGGATCGATTTTTGGAACAGGTGCACCAACGCCTACCTGATGCGATCAAAATCCTTCTCACAGGGCAAGCGGGACTTGATTCTGCAATTTACGCCATCAATAATGGGGGGCTCAGTCGGTATGTCGAAAAACCTTGGAACATTGAAGAGTTATCCAAAGACATCAAAGACTTACTCGATAAGTTTCGCCAAAATTTGGAAAACCAACACCTCATCCAAGCGCTTAACCGTAGGATCCTCGAACTCGAAGCAAACCAACCGAAATAA
- a CDS encoding PP2C family protein-serine/threonine phosphatase, producing the protein MTRSFYIYFKEIFHKPTRQEWDILKLAEPRFDKEYTYSVFLTHFIVYSLLFVPPFSEIQWDILPYLLGVTILRFILLLQFYTKSIPLGKVIYFSGFIADGLVYLVFLKGIQSFPTIGNFYLLNSYLMTFIIPILLYSTRLNPFGCVLNALYLSFFHITYIYQLPIQLLDKSSYFSQYFLVIVYAGSALLGVVFVFNKRKDTTDVYSLSEEKRFMLQELELAKRVQDALFPGNVKIPNLTFTFYRKSPNVIGGDFFDFVQLREGNVGVFLTDVAGHGISSAMVASIMKVLVSTIPYRFKTAPARLMDYLDDRLTNDLNKYHASAIYLFFDFIEKKLTIGNAGHPYLILAKKDEEFHELETQGAILGFNIKIPPISEKTLPITKGDRFFIYTDGLIESMDHEGKCLETEGLLALLNRHRKSENVKDLENNILYELKTKFGLDTFSDDTMFLILEVEE; encoded by the coding sequence TTGACTCGTTCGTTTTATATTTACTTTAAAGAAATTTTTCACAAACCAACCAGACAAGAATGGGATATTTTAAAACTAGCCGAACCACGGTTTGATAAAGAATATACATATTCTGTATTTTTAACTCATTTCATTGTTTATAGTTTACTCTTTGTTCCTCCATTTTCAGAAATTCAATGGGATATCCTTCCTTATTTACTCGGAGTTACAATCTTACGATTTATTTTGTTATTACAATTTTATACAAAATCCATTCCTTTGGGAAAGGTCATTTATTTTAGCGGATTCATTGCAGATGGTTTGGTTTATCTGGTTTTTTTAAAGGGAATCCAATCATTTCCTACCATAGGAAACTTTTATCTTTTAAATTCTTATCTCATGACCTTTATCATTCCTATTTTACTCTACAGTACACGACTCAATCCTTTTGGTTGTGTTTTGAACGCTTTGTATCTTTCCTTCTTTCATATCACTTATATTTACCAACTTCCCATACAACTCCTAGACAAATCATCCTACTTCAGCCAATATTTTTTAGTAATTGTTTATGCTGGCAGTGCTCTTCTTGGCGTTGTTTTTGTTTTTAATAAAAGAAAAGATACAACAGATGTGTACAGTTTGTCCGAAGAAAAACGATTTATGTTACAAGAATTGGAACTGGCAAAACGAGTGCAAGATGCACTTTTCCCAGGGAATGTCAAAATTCCAAACTTAACTTTTACCTTTTATCGAAAAAGTCCAAATGTAATTGGTGGTGACTTTTTTGATTTCGTACAACTCAGGGAAGGAAACGTAGGGGTGTTTTTAACGGATGTTGCGGGACATGGGATTTCATCTGCCATGGTTGCCTCTATCATGAAAGTACTTGTTTCTACGATTCCATATCGATTCAAAACAGCCCCAGCAAGGCTTATGGATTATTTAGATGATCGATTGACCAATGATTTAAACAAATACCATGCTTCCGCAATTTATTTGTTTTTTGATTTCATTGAAAAAAAACTAACGATAGGAAATGCAGGTCATCCATATCTTATTTTAGCAAAAAAAGACGAAGAGTTCCATGAATTAGAAACCCAAGGAGCCATCCTTGGGTTCAATATCAAAATACCTCCCATCTCTGAAAAAACTCTACCCATTACAAAAGGTGACAGATTTTTTATCTATACAGATGGGCTCATCGAATCAATGGACCATGAAGGGAAATGTTTAGAAACAGAGGGTTTACTTGCCTTACTCAATCGACATAGAAAGAGTGAAAACGTCAAAGATCTGGAAAACAATATCCTTTATGAACTCAAAACCAAGTTCGGTTTAGACACTTTTTCAGATGACACCATGTTCCTCATATTGGAAGTAGAAGAATAA
- a CDS encoding thioredoxin fold domain-containing protein, producing MFRFTLLVLSLFFCSVLSAESSWGNSIQKGFETAKQEQKFIIVDVFADWCTYCMVLEKEIFPDPEVSRILDQFVRVRLDGEEFPNLRKKYNVEGYPTILFLDGDGNFVTKITGLATKEDILNITKRILQEPNLESFLKTEIRKDKTNPHLHFRLGLLYFQNKEYAKAEEQFTSSIQKSKQIPIVTENSHFNLNLIRTVNGPKDIAVSSWKDFIQRYPNSKRITTAKLYYGISLKENGELKLAKTILTEIQGKLTSDSDKSICEETLNQIEKGF from the coding sequence ATGTTTCGATTTACCCTTCTGGTTTTATCCCTTTTTTTTTGTTCCGTTTTATCTGCTGAATCTAGTTGGGGAAACTCCATTCAAAAGGGCTTCGAAACGGCTAAACAGGAACAAAAATTCATCATTGTTGATGTCTTTGCCGATTGGTGCACATATTGTATGGTTTTGGAAAAAGAAATTTTCCCAGACCCAGAAGTCAGTCGAATCCTCGACCAATTTGTACGTGTTAGATTGGATGGAGAAGAATTTCCGAATCTAAGAAAAAAATACAATGTAGAAGGTTATCCAACCATACTGTTTTTAGATGGAGATGGGAATTTTGTTACAAAAATTACGGGCCTTGCGACCAAAGAAGATATCCTCAACATAACCAAAAGAATCTTACAAGAACCTAATTTGGAATCTTTTTTAAAAACCGAAATCCGAAAAGACAAAACCAATCCACACCTACACTTTCGTTTGGGGCTCTTGTATTTTCAAAACAAAGAATATGCAAAAGCAGAAGAACAATTCACGTCTTCCATACAAAAATCTAAACAAATTCCAATCGTAACGGAAAACTCCCACTTCAATTTGAATTTAATTCGTACGGTAAATGGACCGAAGGATATAGCCGTTAGTTCGTGGAAAGATTTTATACAACGTTATCCAAATTCGAAACGAATCACTACTGCCAAGTTGTATTATGGGATCAGTTTGAAGGAAAATGGAGAATTAAAATTAGCAAAAACTATCTTAACAGAAATCCAAGGGAAATTAACATCTGATTCTGACAAATCAATCTGCGAAGAAACTTTAAACCAAATAGAAAAAGGTTTTTAA